In Euphorbia lathyris chromosome 10, ddEupLath1.1, whole genome shotgun sequence, a single genomic region encodes these proteins:
- the LOC136209612 gene encoding uncharacterized protein, which translates to MPSPQPFTTASTMLRQRLSSSLRTRGGASAGPSRWTSPGHEEKPKGYLFNRTPLPPGQSRKWEDWELPCYITSFLTIVILGVGLNAKPDLTIETWAHQKALERLEAEKLGLSGSRDSD; encoded by the coding sequence ATGCCCTCTCCACAACCCTTCACAACGGCGTCCACCATGCTCCGCCAGCGCCTTTCTTCCTCTCTCCGCACACGCGGTGGCGCTTCTGCAGGACCCAGCCGGTGGACATCTCCTGGACATGAGGAGAAGCCCAAGGGTTACCTATTCAATCGGACTCCTCTACCGCCTGGCCAATCCCGCAAGTGGGAGGACTGGGAGCTTCCTTGCTACATCACCAGTTTCCTCACCATTGTTATTCTTGGCGTTGGCTTGAACGCCAAGCCCGATCTGACCATCGAGACCTGGGCGCATCAAAAGGCCCTTGAACGTCTGGAGGCGGAGAAATTGGGTCTCTCTGGCTCCAGAGATTCGGATTAG